A part of Caldisalinibacter kiritimatiensis genomic DNA contains:
- the def gene encoding peptide deformylase, with amino-acid sequence MALRQLRYEGDPILRKKSREVKEINDRIKTLIEDMIDTMYKEEGVGLAAPQVGILKRIAVIDIGKGPIRLINPEIVSGEGEEIDVEGCLSIPGKNGKVKRPKKVKVKYIDLEGNEKYIEGEGLLARALCHEIDHLNGILFIDKVINEE; translated from the coding sequence ATGGCATTAAGACAACTAAGATATGAAGGTGATCCGATATTAAGAAAGAAAAGTCGTGAAGTAAAAGAAATAAACGATAGGATTAAAACTTTAATAGAAGATATGATTGATACTATGTATAAAGAAGAAGGGGTAGGATTAGCAGCTCCACAAGTTGGGATATTAAAGAGGATAGCTGTTATAGATATAGGGAAAGGTCCTATTAGACTAATAAATCCAGAAATAGTGTCAGGAGAAGGCGAAGAAATAGATGTTGAAGGCTGTTTAAGTATACCTGGAAAGAATGGTAAAGTTAAAAGACCTAAAAAAGTGAAAGTTAAGTATATTGATTTAGAAGGAAATGAAAAATATATTGAAGGTGAAGGATTATTAGCTAGGGCTCTATGTCATGAAATAGACCATTTGAATGGAATATTGTTCATAGATAAAGTAATCAATGAGGAATAG
- the fmt gene encoding methionyl-tRNA formyltransferase: MKVVFMGTPEFAVPTLEHLYQEGYDVSLVVTQPDRPKGRGKKLSPPPVKEKALEYGIEVYQPKNVNTSDSIQKIKEISPDVIVVVAYGQILKEEVLNIPRFGCINVHASLLPKYRGAAPINWVIINGEKCTGITTMYMDKGLDTGDMILKETIEIDENMTAEELHDKLKDLGAFVLIKTLKEVEKGTALKIPQEHEEATYAPMLKKSTGKIDWSKNAEVIDNLVRGTNPWPGAYFEHEGKKIKVFRVEKDITAEKGKIGEVIKVNDNGIFVKVKDGHIIIKELQFPGKRRMKVSDYLKGNEFPQGIILK, from the coding sequence ATGAAAGTAGTATTTATGGGTACTCCAGAGTTTGCTGTACCTACTTTAGAACATTTATATCAAGAAGGATATGATGTTTCTTTGGTAGTTACTCAACCAGATAGACCAAAAGGACGTGGAAAAAAGCTAAGTCCACCACCTGTAAAGGAAAAGGCATTAGAATATGGTATAGAAGTGTATCAACCTAAAAACGTTAATACTTCAGATTCTATACAAAAAATTAAAGAAATATCACCTGATGTTATAGTAGTTGTAGCATATGGACAAATCCTTAAAGAAGAAGTATTAAATATCCCGAGATTTGGTTGTATAAATGTACATGCTTCATTGTTACCTAAATACAGAGGAGCAGCGCCTATAAATTGGGTAATAATAAATGGAGAAAAATGTACAGGAATAACTACAATGTATATGGATAAAGGCTTGGATACAGGTGATATGATATTAAAAGAAACAATAGAAATAGATGAAAATATGACAGCAGAAGAATTACATGACAAGTTAAAGGACTTAGGTGCTTTTGTATTAATCAAAACATTGAAGGAAGTAGAAAAAGGAACAGCACTAAAGATACCACAAGAGCATGAAGAAGCCACATATGCACCGATGCTAAAAAAAAGCACAGGAAAGATTGATTGGAGTAAAAATGCTGAAGTAATAGATAATTTAGTTAGAGGAACTAATCCGTGGCCAGGAGCTTATTTTGAACATGAAGGAAAGAAAATTAAAGTATTCAGAGTTGAAAAGGACATAACTGCTGAAAAAGGTAAAATTGGAGAGGTTATTAAAGTAAATGACAATGGAATATTTGTTAAAGTTAAAGATGGACATATTATAATAAAGGAACTTCAGTTTCCAGGAAAAAGAAGAATGAAAGTATCTGACTATTTAAAAGGAAATGAATTTCCACAAGGGATAATACTTAAATAG
- a CDS encoding DUF116 domain-containing protein, with product MKRDERLFFNVFRLITALFLLLSLAVFYFATTEKVNILRITLLILTFVFIFISIITALSIFIIHNIVKGKKISRLSSWLIKKVLTIIYPLLVYISDIFKIDIDSIRRVFANVNNFLVMTKNIKVDNNEILILLPHCLQSSECPYKITTDINNCRMCGKCDIKDIINLCNRYNVTAVVATGGTLARQWIKKMRPKAIIAVACERDLCSGINDVRVLPVLGVINKRPNGPCFDTKVDVTKLEEAIKFFIKEDK from the coding sequence GTGAAAAGGGATGAAAGATTATTTTTTAATGTTTTTAGATTAATAACAGCTTTGTTTTTACTATTAAGTTTAGCAGTTTTTTACTTTGCTACCACTGAAAAAGTTAATATACTAAGGATAACTTTACTGATTTTAACATTTGTGTTTATATTCATTTCGATAATTACAGCTTTAAGTATTTTTATAATACATAATATAGTCAAAGGTAAGAAAATATCTAGATTAAGTAGTTGGTTAATTAAAAAAGTTCTAACAATAATTTATCCTTTATTAGTATACATATCTGATATATTTAAAATAGATATAGATAGTATTCGAAGAGTTTTTGCTAATGTAAATAATTTTTTAGTAATGACAAAAAATATAAAGGTAGATAATAATGAAATTTTGATTTTATTACCTCATTGTTTACAAAGTTCAGAATGTCCATATAAAATAACAACAGATATAAATAATTGTAGAATGTGTGGAAAATGTGATATTAAAGACATTATTAATTTATGTAACAGGTATAATGTTACAGCAGTTGTTGCGACAGGAGGCACATTGGCTAGACAGTGGATAAAAAAAATGAGGCCCAAAGCTATTATAGCTGTAGCATGTGAAAGGGATTTGTGTAGTGGTATAAACGACGTAAGAGTCTTGCCTGTATTAGGAGTAATTAATAAAAGACCTAATGGGCCTTGTTTTGACACAAAGGTAGACGTGACTAAGTTAGAGGAAGCTATAAAATTTTTTATAAAGGAGGATAAATAA
- a CDS encoding zinc metallopeptidase, with translation MYYPFGFYFDPTIILLIPAILFATYAQTKVKTTFNKYLRVGSRTGYTGAQVARMILDRNDLHDVRIEHISGKLTDHYDPRTKVLRLSSPVYNGTSLASQGVAAHEVGHAIQHANGYFPLVVRNSIAPVASFSARFVWILIIAGLFMPYIRIFGFGLLELGIVLYLAVVLFQVITLPVEFNASSRALAQLEGYVVSRDEIPAVKKVLDAAALTYVAATLVAVAQLMRLLVISGRRD, from the coding sequence ATGTATTATCCTTTTGGATTTTATTTTGATCCAACTATTATTCTATTAATACCAGCAATACTTTTTGCTACTTATGCTCAAACTAAGGTTAAAACTACGTTTAATAAATATTTAAGAGTAGGTAGTAGAACGGGATATACTGGTGCTCAAGTTGCCAGAATGATATTAGATAGAAACGACTTACATGATGTAAGAATAGAACACATATCAGGAAAATTAACAGACCATTATGACCCAAGAACTAAAGTATTACGTTTATCAAGTCCAGTTTATAATGGAACTTCATTAGCTTCTCAAGGAGTTGCAGCTCATGAAGTAGGGCATGCTATACAACATGCTAACGGTTATTTCCCTTTAGTAGTAAGAAATAGTATAGCGCCAGTAGCTAGTTTTAGTGCTAGATTTGTTTGGATTTTAATAATAGCAGGTCTTTTTATGCCATATATTCGTATATTTGGCTTTGGATTATTAGAATTAGGTATAGTTTTATATTTAGCTGTGGTTCTTTTTCAAGTAATAACACTACCAGTAGAATTCAATGCTAGTAGTAGAGCACTAGCACAACTTGAAGGCTATGTAGTATCAAGAGATGAAATACCAGCAGTAAAAAAAGTATTGGATGCTGCTGCATTAACCTATGTAGCAGCTACATTAGTAGCAGTTGCACAGTTAATGAGACTATTAGTGATAAGTGGTAGAAGAGATTAA
- the rsmB gene encoding 16S rRNA (cytosine(967)-C(5))-methyltransferase RsmB, whose amino-acid sequence MKINAREIAIKVLYEVNEKGAYSNISINRNVSIEIEKNDEDFIRELVYGVLENKLYIDWVIKSFSKVKFKKIAPMIKQILRIGVYQLLFMDKIPDSAAVNESVNLAKKYGHRKVYGFVNGVLRNIARNKNNIELPDKKEEPIKYLSIKYSHPEWLIKRWIKVYGFKFTKDLCKANNETPKLNIRVNTLKISRNELAKILIEKGFDVERTKYATDGLIVHNPTKITGLNEFRNGLFQIQDESSMLVAQILKPEENSLVIDVCSAPGGKTTHIAQKMNNKGKIIARDIYRHKLNLVNDNAKRLGIKIIETQQHDALKLDDELLGKADYCLVDAPCSGLGLIRRKPEIKWNKKEDDIHSIIKLQYDILVNSSKYLKQGGILVYSTCTIEKEENIKLINRFLKNNSQFKLIGFDNMIENCENFKTSDKGYIEIYPNINSMDGFFICKMVKM is encoded by the coding sequence ATGAAAATAAATGCTAGAGAAATAGCAATTAAAGTGCTATACGAAGTTAATGAAAAGGGTGCATATTCAAACATATCAATTAATCGAAATGTTTCTATTGAAATTGAAAAGAACGATGAAGATTTTATAAGAGAGCTTGTCTATGGTGTACTAGAGAACAAACTATACATAGATTGGGTGATTAAGAGCTTCTCTAAAGTTAAATTCAAAAAGATAGCTCCAATGATAAAACAAATTTTAAGAATAGGGGTTTATCAGTTGTTATTTATGGATAAAATTCCTGATAGTGCAGCTGTAAATGAAAGCGTAAATCTTGCTAAAAAATACGGACATAGAAAAGTATATGGATTTGTAAATGGAGTATTGAGAAATATAGCTAGAAACAAGAACAATATTGAGCTCCCTGATAAAAAAGAAGAACCAATAAAATATTTATCTATTAAATACTCCCATCCTGAATGGCTAATTAAACGATGGATAAAAGTTTATGGTTTTAAATTTACAAAAGACCTCTGTAAAGCTAATAATGAAACTCCTAAATTGAATATTAGAGTTAATACTTTAAAAATCAGTCGTAATGAATTAGCAAAAATATTAATAGAAAAAGGTTTTGATGTTGAAAGAACAAAATATGCTACTGATGGATTGATAGTGCATAATCCAACAAAGATAACCGGCTTAAATGAGTTTAGAAATGGTTTGTTTCAAATACAAGATGAAAGTTCGATGTTAGTAGCTCAAATTTTAAAGCCAGAAGAAAATAGCTTAGTTATAGATGTTTGTAGTGCACCGGGAGGGAAAACTACTCATATAGCTCAAAAAATGAATAATAAGGGCAAAATTATTGCAAGGGATATTTATAGACATAAACTGAACTTAGTTAATGATAATGCCAAAAGATTAGGGATTAAAATAATCGAAACTCAGCAGCACGATGCATTAAAACTAGATGACGAACTATTAGGTAAAGCTGATTATTGTTTAGTTGATGCCCCTTGTTCTGGGCTGGGATTAATCAGGAGAAAACCTGAAATAAAGTGGAACAAAAAAGAAGATGACATACATAGTATTATAAAGCTTCAATATGACATATTGGTTAATAGCAGTAAATATCTAAAGCAAGGAGGTATTTTAGTTTATAGCACATGTACCATTGAAAAAGAAGAAAATATTAAATTAATAAATAGATTCTTAAAAAATAATAGTCAATTTAAATTAATAGGATTTGATAATATGATAGAGAACTGTGAAAATTTTAAAACATCAGATAAAGGTTATATCGAGATATATCCAAATATTAATTCGATGGATGGATTCTTTATATGTAAAATGGTGAAAATGTAA
- the rlmN gene encoding 23S rRNA (adenine(2503)-C(2))-methyltransferase RlmN: protein MSKIDLKSMSINQLKSLYIELGEKTFRAEQTFKWIHGKMIESIDDITVLSKKLRDKLNEKGKITNLKIVKRLDSKLDGTKKYLFALEDGNIIESVMMEYQHGISVCVSTQVGCKMGCTFCASTKDGLVRNLTAGEILDQIYQIQKDMDIKVSNIVLMGSGEPLDNYDNVLKFLEIIHHKHGQNVGYRHITLSTCGIVPKIYELAEENLPITLSISLHSPFQHSREEIMPIARKYSIKEIVDACKYYIEKTNRRITFEYTLIEGVNDSKKEALELSHILEGLLCHVNLIPLNPIKETQLSSTKISYVEEFKRILEKNKISVTVRRKMGGDINAACGQLRRDYLKNE, encoded by the coding sequence TTGAGTAAGATAGATTTGAAATCAATGTCTATAAACCAATTAAAGTCTTTATATATAGAATTAGGCGAGAAAACTTTTAGAGCTGAACAAACTTTTAAATGGATACATGGAAAAATGATTGAATCAATAGATGATATAACTGTATTGTCCAAGAAATTAAGGGACAAGCTGAATGAAAAAGGTAAGATAACAAATTTAAAGATTGTTAAAAGGTTGGATTCGAAATTAGATGGTACTAAAAAATATTTATTTGCATTAGAAGATGGTAATATTATTGAAAGTGTTATGATGGAGTATCAACATGGAATATCTGTATGTGTATCTACTCAAGTTGGTTGTAAAATGGGATGTACATTTTGCGCGTCTACTAAGGATGGGTTAGTTAGAAATCTTACAGCGGGAGAAATATTAGATCAAATATATCAAATACAAAAAGATATGGATATAAAAGTTAGTAATATAGTTTTAATGGGTAGTGGTGAACCTCTAGATAATTACGATAATGTATTAAAATTTTTAGAAATTATACATCACAAACATGGACAAAATGTAGGCTATAGACATATAACTCTTTCTACCTGTGGTATTGTGCCCAAAATATATGAATTAGCAGAAGAAAATCTACCTATTACTTTATCAATATCATTACATTCACCTTTTCAACATAGTAGAGAGGAAATAATGCCTATAGCTAGAAAGTATTCAATTAAAGAGATAGTAGATGCATGTAAATATTATATCGAAAAAACTAATAGAAGAATAACTTTTGAATATACTCTTATAGAAGGTGTAAATGACAGTAAAAAAGAAGCACTAGAGCTTAGTCATATTTTAGAAGGATTATTATGTCATGTAAACTTAATTCCATTAAATCCAATAAAGGAAACTCAGTTATCTAGTACAAAAATTTCTTATGTGGAGGAATTTAAAAGAATTTTAGAAAAGAATAAGATTAGCGTAACAGTTAGACGAAAAATGGGTGGAGATATAAACGCAGCATGTGGACAGTTAAGAAGAGATTATTTAAAAAATGAGTAG